A genomic region of Streptomyces sp. NBC_00247 contains the following coding sequences:
- a CDS encoding ATP-binding protein, whose product MPRREYWFGLPALRTSVRSARDTVRDRLRLWEVPGDTCCDAVLLVSELTTNAVLHTDSGHVMCGLALTGDERRLRIELHDESSTPVRPSERHAGPGEEGGRGLLLVQQLADSWGSARSTRGVGKVVWAELTARS is encoded by the coding sequence GTGCCACGCCGGGAGTACTGGTTCGGCCTCCCCGCCCTGCGTACCAGTGTGAGATCCGCCCGCGACACCGTGCGGGACCGGCTCCGCCTCTGGGAGGTACCCGGCGACACGTGCTGCGACGCGGTGCTGCTGGTCTCCGAACTGACCACGAATGCGGTACTCCACACCGACAGCGGTCATGTCATGTGCGGCCTCGCACTGACCGGCGACGAGCGGCGCCTGCGCATCGAACTCCACGACGAGAGCAGCACCCCGGTCCGCCCGTCCGAGCGTCACGCCGGCCCTGGCGAAGAGGGCGGGAGAGGGCTGCTCCTCGTCCAGCAACTCGCGGACAGCTGGGGCTCCGCACGTTCGACCCGGGGCGTAGGAAAGGTCGTCTGGGCCGAGTTGACGGCCCGGTCCTGA
- a CDS encoding DUF4132 domain-containing protein has protein sequence MGWVQAGDYEVALEAGKVVCRNGKGRRLQSVPAKLKDDPAVVGLRQLTEWLERHDHQCLKDVEQWMVRSLPVPTAVLARVWPDPAWRAALRDVVVTGADGGIAGFLRDVDPDRGLGLVDLDGDTVRITPDVVSVPHPVLLDDLDDLREFAVELAVSQNVDQLFREVWRRPPGLAPDTTSVDTYAGGVFKELRFLHGRVTQLGYRSRGGYAVCPAVEGGATVEARIWIGEHDGYGEYDTETGPLGWTDPAGRALAAAEVGPVAWSEGMRMAAALYAGRDVADEERAA, from the coding sequence ATGGGGTGGGTTCAGGCGGGCGACTACGAAGTCGCCCTGGAGGCGGGCAAGGTGGTCTGCCGCAACGGGAAGGGCCGGCGGCTGCAGTCCGTTCCGGCCAAACTGAAGGACGATCCGGCGGTCGTCGGGCTCCGGCAGTTGACCGAATGGCTGGAGCGGCACGACCACCAGTGCCTGAAGGACGTCGAGCAGTGGATGGTGCGTTCGCTTCCCGTCCCCACGGCCGTGCTCGCCCGCGTCTGGCCCGACCCGGCGTGGCGGGCCGCCCTGCGGGACGTCGTGGTCACCGGAGCTGACGGTGGGATCGCCGGGTTCCTGCGCGACGTCGACCCCGACCGCGGTCTCGGCCTCGTCGACCTGGACGGCGACACGGTCCGCATCACCCCGGACGTCGTGAGCGTGCCCCACCCCGTACTCCTCGACGACCTCGACGACCTGCGCGAATTCGCGGTCGAGCTGGCGGTGAGCCAGAACGTGGACCAGCTGTTCCGCGAGGTGTGGCGCCGCCCGCCCGGACTCGCCCCGGACACGACCTCCGTGGACACCTACGCCGGCGGCGTGTTCAAGGAACTGCGCTTCCTGCACGGCCGCGTCACCCAACTCGGGTACCGGTCGCGCGGCGGATACGCGGTCTGCCCGGCAGTCGAGGGCGGTGCCACCGTCGAGGCACGCATCTGGATCGGCGAGCACGACGGCTACGGCGAGTACGACACCGAGACGGGCCCCCTGGGCTGGACCGACCCCGCGGGGCGCGCGCTGGCGGCCGCCGAGGTCGGCCCGGTCGCGTGGTCCGAGGGCATGCGCATGGCGGCGGCGCTCTACGCCGGCCGCGACGTGGCGGACGAGGAGCGGGCGGCATGA